The Deltaproteobacteria bacterium genome segment AAATCTCTTTATGAAGCCAATCAAAAATTTATCGAGTCGGATGGTCTTAAACTTTCGAAACAGGATTTGAAAGTTCTTTACGGTGATAATATTCCAGAGGGGCACATTATGACGCCGGAAACTTCCTACCTTATGGTGAAACTCATGACAGATGTCGTGCAAATGGGAACAGGTCAGCGTGTGAAAAAATTAGGGAAACCCGTGGCGGGCAAAACCGGCACTTCCAACGATGAAACCGATACGTGGTTTATCGGTTATGTTCCCGATCTGGCCGCGGGCGTTTGGGTTGGTTACGATGCTATCCGTTCACTGGGTAAAGGGGAACAGGGAGGAAGAACCGCGGCGCCTATTTTTCTTGATTTTATGCAAACCGCCACAAAAGATTGGGAACCCAAAGAATTTGCAATGCCTGAAACGCTGAAAGGAAAAGATCTTTTTGCAACGGCAGGGGGCTCCGCCAAATTTTCCGATTCGAAACCAGTAGCGGCGGCAGTACCAGCAGAGGGTGGAACAAGTCAGGATCGCTCCGCTGATTTTCAGGAAGCCGATATGGAAGGCTTATCCGGCCATCAACCCTCCATAGCACCCGTTGGCCCACCTGAAGAAAATCCCTCCGAAGAAAAACCGGAAGAATATTGAATCACTCCACCTGAATTTCGATGTCTTGAATGGTATCGCCGCGTTGGATTTTTTGAACCACGTCCATTCCGCTTACCGTTTGTCCGAAAACAGTATAGCCACCATCTAACGAAGGCTGAGGGGCCAAAGCGATGTAGAATTGCGAACCGCTGGAACGCTTCTCGGGGTTCACGGGTCTGCCAAGAGGATCGGTTTCTGGCAGGCGCGCCCACGCGAGGCTCCCCTCTTTATGCGGAAGTTTGATTTCGGCGGGAATGGTGTAGCCCGGACCACCCGTTCCAGTGCCGGTCGGGTCTCC includes the following:
- a CDS encoding peptidylprolyl isomerase, with translation MDPNKKYSAIIKTSKGEIKVDLYAKEAPFSVTNFLQLAKKGFYKGLTFHRVVPGFVIQGGDPTGTGTGGPGYTIPAEIKLPHKEGSLAWARLPETDPLGRPVNPEKRSSGSQFYIALAPQPSLDGGYTVFGQTVSGMDVVQKIQRGDTIQDIEIQVE